The following coding sequences lie in one Deltaproteobacteria bacterium genomic window:
- a CDS encoding aspartate kinase encodes MIVMKFGGSSVANREQIEKVMAIVAAHQPRAPMVVVSAHKGITDALIDAARAAASGVDAGERVIAKQSEIASSLDCSTDLLAPLFAEMRDLLRGIRLVKELSPRSLDYISSFGERMSSRCIADFFARNGLPSLSYDAWDLGFVTDANFGRARPTAGFEARVREAVKSKIPAGMVPVVTGFVGMNERGEITTVGRNGSDLTASLFGAGLGAQEVQIWSDTDGVMSADPSVVPTARSIPTMRFDEAAELAYFGSRVLHPATLLPAMGSDIPVRVMNTNRPGHPGTVITGKSSDAADGPIVTSIAYKERQAVLTLGSLRMFEQVGFLAEVFAVIGRHHADIDMIATSEVSVSISSYNVAALESAMEELQRFGQCQLLRNKTIMSIVGQRLPHTRGIGGRILECIAEAGVNVEMMTFGMGSINFTVVIDDADIAKVVPVLHRRLFEA; translated from the coding sequence ATGATCGTCATGAAGTTCGGCGGCAGCTCGGTCGCCAACCGCGAGCAGATCGAGAAGGTCATGGCGATCGTCGCCGCCCATCAGCCGCGTGCGCCCATGGTCGTGGTGTCGGCGCACAAGGGCATCACCGACGCGCTGATCGACGCGGCGCGTGCCGCCGCCAGCGGTGTCGATGCGGGAGAGCGCGTGATCGCGAAGCAGAGCGAGATCGCATCGTCGCTCGACTGCTCCACCGATCTGCTGGCGCCGCTGTTCGCGGAGATGCGTGATCTCCTGCGCGGCATCCGGCTGGTGAAGGAGCTGAGTCCCCGCAGCCTCGACTACATCTCGAGCTTCGGCGAGCGCATGTCGAGCCGCTGCATCGCCGACTTCTTCGCGCGCAACGGCCTGCCTTCGCTGTCCTACGACGCGTGGGACCTCGGGTTCGTCACCGACGCGAACTTCGGTCGCGCGCGGCCGACCGCGGGCTTCGAAGCGCGGGTGCGCGAGGCCGTGAAGAGCAAGATCCCCGCGGGGATGGTGCCGGTCGTCACCGGCTTCGTCGGCATGAACGAACGCGGCGAGATCACCACCGTCGGTCGCAACGGCAGCGATCTGACGGCGAGCCTGTTCGGCGCCGGGCTCGGGGCGCAAGAGGTGCAGATCTGGAGCGACACCGACGGCGTGATGTCGGCCGACCCGTCGGTGGTCCCGACCGCGCGCAGCATCCCGACCATGCGCTTCGACGAGGCCGCCGAGCTGGCCTACTTCGGTAGCCGCGTGCTGCATCCGGCGACGTTGCTGCCCGCGATGGGCAGCGACATCCCCGTGCGGGTGATGAACACCAACCGGCCTGGGCACCCCGGCACGGTCATCACCGGCAAGAGCAGCGACGCCGCCGACGGCCCGATCGTGACCAGCATCGCCTACAAGGAGCGCCAGGCGGTGCTGACCCTGGGCTCGCTGCGGATGTTCGAGCAGGTCGGCTTCCTCGCCGAGGTGTTCGCCGTCATCGGCCGCCACCACGCCGACATCGACATGATCGCGACCTCGGAGGTCAGCGTGTCGATCTCGAGCTACAACGTTGCGGCGCTCGAGTCGGCGATGGAGGAGCTGCAGCGCTTCGGCCAGTGCCAGCTGCTGCGCAACAAGACCATCATGTCGATCGTCGGCCAGCGTCTGCCGCACACCCGCGGCATCGGAGGTCGCATCCTCGAGTGCATCGCCGAGGCCGGCGTCAATGTCGAGATGATGACCTTCGGGATGGGCAGCATCAACTTCACGGTGGTGATCGACGACGCCGACATCGCGAAGGTCGTGCCGGTGCTGCATCGCCGCCTCTTCGAGGCGTGA
- a CDS encoding histone deacetylase: MLETLLLYDDRMIEHDPGPGHPERPDRLRAIEAMLSLRTTTHLRIDAPKPATEEQIARVHTFEHIARVGAFAGQYGSLDPDTHVSPSSVRAAALAAGAAVQAVDEVCAGNVGNAFALVRPPGHHAVAGRPMGFCLFNNVAVAAAHARAVHLKRRILIVDWDVHHGNGTESIFYDTDSVLFCSLHQFPLYPGTGDTSAVGIGAGLGHTVNVPLQAGAADGDYARVFDELVLPIAEQYDPDFVLVSAGFDAHRDDPLGGMALTEDGFANLCGKLQSFAKRREIGMVLTLEGGYDLAGLAKSVHACIDVLAGAVAPTNDRRTSGRAEQDLRAAQQRQQRFWKL, encoded by the coding sequence ATGCTCGAGACGCTCCTGCTCTACGACGACCGGATGATCGAACACGATCCTGGTCCCGGTCATCCGGAGCGACCCGATCGCCTGCGCGCGATCGAGGCGATGCTGAGCCTGCGAACCACCACCCACCTGCGCATCGATGCGCCCAAGCCCGCGACCGAAGAACAGATCGCGCGGGTCCACACGTTCGAGCACATCGCTCGCGTCGGCGCGTTCGCGGGACAGTACGGCAGCCTCGATCCCGACACGCACGTGTCACCGAGCAGCGTGCGCGCAGCTGCGTTGGCGGCCGGCGCTGCGGTGCAGGCGGTCGACGAGGTGTGTGCCGGCAACGTCGGCAACGCGTTCGCGCTGGTGCGCCCGCCCGGTCACCACGCGGTCGCGGGCCGACCGATGGGCTTCTGCCTGTTCAACAACGTCGCGGTCGCGGCCGCCCACGCGCGCGCGGTACATCTCAAGCGGCGCATCCTCATCGTCGACTGGGACGTCCACCACGGCAACGGTACCGAGTCGATCTTCTACGACACCGACTCGGTGCTGTTCTGCAGCCTGCATCAGTTCCCGCTCTACCCCGGCACCGGCGACACCTCGGCGGTCGGCATCGGCGCGGGCCTGGGCCACACCGTGAACGTGCCGCTGCAGGCCGGCGCCGCCGATGGCGACTACGCGCGCGTGTTCGACGAGCTGGTACTGCCCATCGCCGAGCAGTACGACCCCGACTTCGTGTTGGTGTCGGCCGGCTTCGACGCCCACCGCGACGACCCCCTGGGTGGCATGGCACTCACCGAGGACGGCTTCGCCAACCTCTGTGGCAAGCTGCAGAGCTTCGCCAAGCGCCGCGAGATCGGCATGGTGCTCACGCTCGAGGGCGGCTACGACCTCGCGGGCCTGGCCAAGAGCGTGCACGCCTGCATTGACGTGCTTGCCGGCGCCGTGGCACCGACCAACGACCGCCGGACCAGCGGTCGCGCGGAGCAGGATCTGCGTGCGGCCCAACAGCGACAGCAGCGGTTCTGGAAGCTCTGA